Proteins encoded within one genomic window of Haematobia irritans isolate KBUSLIRL chromosome 5, ASM5000362v1, whole genome shotgun sequence:
- the LOC142237449 gene encoding uncharacterized protein LOC142237449 — protein MCTSKQSAYSSKKSVTSNQADMDFNSMSSSNFQVLATEDGSVSVDFTNGTIGEVDVSFTNGTQEIETPSPYAPPSPKKKKALNDVTHIMEEESKNFNLLGEKIEKLCGQNECLLKRLKNIDSSLDKLRYLKKEEIQENKRHHIEIEKKLAEKNEMKLELIKLKKLKLDIMETMAYGKQN, from the coding sequence ATGTGTACATCAAAACAAAGTGCTTATTCATCCAAGAAAAGTGTTACTTCCAATCAAGCGGACATGGATTTTAATAGCATGTCTTCCAGCAATTTTCAAGTCCTTGCTACAGAAGATGGTAGCGTGTCTGTCGACTTCACAAATGGAACGATCGGTGAAGTAGACGTATCATTTACAAACGGTACACAGGAAATCGAAACTCCTAGTCCATATGCTCCACCGTCACCGAAAAAAAAGAAAGCTCTTAACGATGTAACGCACATAATGGAAGAAGAGTCCAAAAACTTTAATCTCTTaggagaaaaaattgaaaagctaTGCGGACAAAATGAGTGCCTCTTAAAAAGACTTAAAAATATAGATAGTTCTCTAGACAAGCTACGTTATCTCAAAAaagaagaaattcaggaaaacaaACGACATCATATAGAGATTGAGAAGAAACTAGCAGAAAAAAACGAGATGAAACTTGAACTTATCAAACTTAAAAAACTGAAACTAGACATAATGGAAACCATGGCCTATGGGAAACAGAATTAA